In Canis lupus dingo isolate Sandy chromosome 12, ASM325472v2, whole genome shotgun sequence, the following proteins share a genomic window:
- the CD164 gene encoding sialomucin core protein 24 → MSGLSRQLCWAAACLAALCALTAAQSFSSDPNGTTTTTQATTDAATTRVTTAAPATTPAPDPCDNRNSCVSCVNTSVDATACSWIECKEKSYCSHNTTVSDCQVVNSTQLCSAPEPTMMPTNSTAKTTTQPSSSTATTTATTSGTTNITLSPTSQPGRKSTFDAASFIGGIVLILGVQAVIFFLYKFCKSKERNYHTL, encoded by the exons ATGTCGGGGCTCTCCCGCCAGCTGTGCTGGGCCGCCGCCTGCCTGGCCGCGCTCTGTGCGCTGACCGCGGCTCAGAGCTTCAGCTCGGACCCGAACGGGACTACCACCACGACTCAGGCGACCACCGACGCAGCCACGACGCGGGTGACGACCGCCGCGCCGGCCACCACTCCGGCACCAG ATCCCTGTGACAACCGCAACAGCTGTGTTTCCTGTGTGAACACTAGCGTTGATGCCACTGCCTGCTCTTGGATAGAATGTAAAG AGAAAAGCTACTGTTCACATAATACAACCGTTAGTGATTGCCAGGTGGTGAATAGCACACAGCTCTGTTCTG caCCGGAGCCCACTATGATGCCAACCAATTCTACAG CTAAAACCACAACTCAGCCTTCCTCTTCTACAGCTACCACCACAGCTACTACATCAg GTACAACTAATATTACTTTAAGTCCAACTTCACAACCTGGGCGGAAGTCTACCTTCGATGCAGCCAGTTTCATTGGAGGAATTGTCCTCATCTTGGGTGTGCAGGCTGTAATCTTCTTTCTCTATAAATTCTGCAAATCGAAAGAACGAAACTACCACACTCTGTAA